The Acropora palmata chromosome 10, jaAcrPala1.3, whole genome shotgun sequence genome contains a region encoding:
- the LOC141894511 gene encoding uncharacterized protein LOC141894511: MFSKSSPSFARKGHKQIKDNEADEKDRIIAGVDFVVRYIGSTEVACASGTGNGKTKRPVAEVFEQYRRNGNEKTQKKVILTLCSRNANVSDEACGKLIASFPISKITFCNTDSFHEKAFVFVARDKPESPFKAFVFACESKTKAVEAFKALSLAFIINYGYYQASLARGEGEANDSPNHDSPDTTFTGGTEVSSLEEEPKKMAHRCDDSISSGLPTNILNPVCPYGGNERTSSPPQSRPENKNLLQVADYRRHNRSSSDPTHLGDRRKTPGNVPSPLAVNDTTPKKTKENETEIEDAEFTEFAKLRSKSQSSSTLGNNYSNTFVVFIRCSSVFLFQAHCPIPKATMAAT; this comes from the exons ATGTTCTCGAAGTCAAGCCCGAGTTTTGCCCGAAAGGGACATAAGCAGATTAAAGACAACGAAGCTGATGAAAAAGACCGAATCATTGCCGGAGTTGATTTCGTTGTTCGCTACATTGGATCCACAGAAGTTGCTTGTGCTAGTGGTACAGGAAACGGAAAAACCAAGAGGCCAGTGGCTGAAGTGTTTGAACAATATAGAAGAAATGGAAACGAAAAGACACAGAAGAAGGTGATTCTGACATTATGCTCAAGAAACGCGAACGTTAGTGACGAAGCTTGTGGTAAGCTCATCGCTAGTTTTCCGATTAGCAAAATCACCTTCTGTAACACTGACAGTTTCCACGAGAAGGCGTTTGTGTTTGTTGCACGCGATAAGCCTGAAAGTCCTTTCAAAGCGTTTGTTTTTGCCTGCGAAAGTAAAACCAAGGCAGTAGAAGCTTTTAAGGCGCTTTCGCTGGcttttataataaattatggcTACTACCAAGCCTCTTTGGCGCGGGGAGAAGGAGAAGCTAACGACTCGCCCAATCACGACAGCCCTGATACTACTTTTACGGGCGGCACTGAAGTGAGTTCATTGGAAGAAGAACCAAAGAAAATGGCCCATCGCTGTGATGATTCAATCTCCTCTGGCCTGCCGACAAACATTTTAAATCCAGTCTGTCCCTACGGTGGCAACGAAAGAACTTCTTCTCCTCCACAAAGTCGACCAGAAAACAAGAACCTTCTGCAAGTGGCCGATTACCGCCGGCACAATCGGAGCTCCTCCGATCCTACACATCTCGGGGATAGGCGAAAAACTCCAGGAAATGTTCCCTCACCTCTGGCTGTTAACGATACAACGCCCAAAAAAACTAAGGAGAACGAAACAGAAATAGAAGACGCGGAGTTCACAGAGTTCGCCAAGCTGAGATCGAAATCCCAGTCGAGCTCAACTTTAGGAAACAATTACTCCAATACTTTTGTG GTTTTCATTAGGTGCAGTTCAGTTTTCTTGTTCCAAGCGCACTGTCCGATTCCCAAAGCAACAATGGCAGCAACTTAG